The proteins below are encoded in one region of Helianthus annuus cultivar XRQ/B chromosome 2, HanXRQr2.0-SUNRISE, whole genome shotgun sequence:
- the LOC110883127 gene encoding short-chain dehydrogenase TIC 32, chloroplastic: protein MWIFGRKGSSGFSASSTAEEVTDGIDGSGLTAIVTGATSGIGAKTTRVLAMRGVHVVMAVRNIEKGVTVKEAILMETPNAKVDVMELDLSSQASVRDFAAKYCSLGLPLHILINNAGVLSPQFKLSKDEIELHFATNHLGHFLLTNLLLETMKITSYEQKTQGRIINVSSRGHRYAYNRPFSDQINDESSYNSLYAYGQSKLANILHAKELARRLKDEEVNITANSLHPGFIVTEIFRSYNVFSVICNAVLKYFVKDVSQGAATTCYLALNPKVKGVTGEYFSDSNLAKPTPRGEDQELAKELWEFSSGLTSSK, encoded by the exons ATGTGGATCTTTGGAAGAAAAGGATCATCAGGATTTTCAGCATCATCAACAGCTGAAGAAGTTACCGATGGAATCGATGGATCAGGTCTTACCGCAATTGTTACAG GAGCTACAAGTGGTATCGGGGCTAAGACTACGCGAGTCCTTGCCATGCGTGGTGTGCATGTAGTTATGGCGGTACGAAACATAGAAAAAGGTGTAACCGTCAAAGAAGCTATACTAATGGAAACACCTAATGCTAAAGTCGACGTAATGGAGTTAGATCTGAGCTCTCAGGCGTCGGTGAGGGATTTCGCGGCCAAATACTGCTCTTTGGGCCTTCCTTTGCACATTTTAAT TAACAATGCAGGGGTTTTGTCTCCGCAATTCAAGCTTTCGAAGGATGAAATCGAACTACATTTCGCAACTAATCATTTAG GTCATTTTCTTTTGACGAATCTGTTGTTGGAGACGATGAAGATAACTTCATATGAACAAAAAACACAAGGACGAATAATCAACGTATCGTCTAGAGGTCATCGTTATGCATACAATCGACCTTTCTCTGATCAAATAAACGATGAATCAAG TTATAATTCTCTATATGCGTACGGACAATCAAAACTGGCTAATATACTTCATGCTAAAGAGCTAGCGAGGCGTTTAAAG GATGAGGAGGTCAACATCACTGCAAACTCATTGCATCCCGGATTCATAGTCACTGAGATTTTCCGTAGCTACAATGTTTTCTCAG TTATCTGCAACGCGGTTTTGAAGTACTTCGTGAAAGACGTTTCGCAG GGAGCGGCAACCACATGCTATCTAGCTTTAAACCCGAAAGTAAAAGGCGTCACAGGCGAGTATTTTTCTGATAGTAATTTGGCGAAACCGACTCCTAGAGGTGAAGATCAAGAGTTAGCCAAAGAGTTATGGGAGTTTAGCTCGGGCTTGACTAGCTCCAAGTGA